The Dokdonia donghaensis DSW-1 DNA window CATAAATAAGTTTGACTCTTCTGAGGCGTCACAAGTCGCTATAGATAAAGCTGTAATGTCACGACAAGCAAAAGCAATAGAGCCTGGTAAATATACTGTGATACTAGAACCATCTGCAGGACTTGGATTATTACAAGGCTTAGGAAGATCACTTAATGCCCGCTCTGCAGATGAGGGACGTAGCTTTATGTCTAAAGAAGGCGGAGGTACAAAACTGGGAGAAAAAATAGTAGATGAGCGTGTAAACCTATGGTCAGACCCGCTTAATGATGAGGTGCCAGCAGCCACTTGGAATGGAGAAGGTCAACCACTGAAGAAAACTACCTGGATAGAAAATGGTACGGTTAAGAATCTTGCTTATGGAAGATACTGGGCAAAAGAAAAAGGTGTTGAGCCAGTTCCTTTCCCAAGTAATTTTATAATGGGAGGTGGTGACGCATCTCTAGATGATTTAATAAAGAGTACAAGAAAGGGAATCTTAGTCACAAGGCTATGGTACATACGCTCTGTAGATCCACAAACCTTATTATATACAGGTCTTACCCGCGACGGAACTTTTTATATAGAAAACGGAAAAATCAAATACCCAGTTAAGAATTTCCGCTTTAATGAGAGTCCTATTATTATGCTTAATAATCTTGAGACCCTCGGGAAGCAGGTACGTGTAGACGGTAGTTTAATCCCTTATATGAAGGTGAGAGACTTTACGTTTACCAGTCTTTCAGATGCGGTATAATATAATATAGTTGATAGGAAACTGGTTACGGCTTTAAGCGGTAGCCAGTTTTTATTTTAAGTACGCTTTCGCGAAAGTGAATAGTAAGGTATCATATAGAAAAAGTATAAATGAAAGTAGTTAAATTAATATGTCTTGTTGGGTTTGTTAGTTTATCTATGATGGCCTGTAAATCTAAAATTGAACCTAACAATCTTGAATCAAGGTCTTTTACAGACTCTATTTACAGTAACTCTTTATCAGAATATCGGAAGCATAGAATTTATTTACCTCCAAAATTTAATAAAGATTTGAATTACCCTATTATATATGCAACTGATGGTAATAGCCCTATAACAGACAAGAAAGAGATTTTGGATTCATTAATAAATGGCGAATTGATAAAGCCATTGATTTTTGTGGCAAGTTTTCAGAATTCAAAAATCGCAGATAGTACAAGCACGATTACGGGTGATGGAAAGAAAGTATATCTCTCTTATAGGAATTTTGAATATGTCGACAGAAAACCCGAAAGAGTTGAAGATTCATTACTCGTAGATAGGTTTGAAAATCATAAGTCTTATTTTGTAGATGAATTGATAACATCAATAGAAAAACAGTATACTCAGAATCTTAATAAAAATGATCGATATTTTTACGGAGTTTCAAACGGCTCTGGCTTTGGGGTAAGCTTACTGAACAGCAATCCAAGTTTAATTGGAACTTACATATGTTTTTCAACTTTTGGAGGAGATATTCAATCTAATTTTTGGCATAGCGATACGAAGTATCCTAATTTATATTTGAGGTACGGATCAGAAGAGCCATTTTTCTTGAAAGATGATGCTCAGTATATTCAGGAGAAATATGCGGAATTTCAAGCGTTTATTGAGATAAAAACTTTTGAAGGTGGGCATCATAACAAATTTTGGGAAATAGAATTTACTAATGTAATTAGTGACATATTTAAACGAGAAAAGTAGCATTTCGCAATTTACTATGAACAATAAATTTTTCTTCACACGCTTACAATACGAATCTGGAGATTGGGATGTAGACCAGCGTATGCCGTCTAACTTGCTTAACTCTCTGGTAGAGTACACCACGCTAGATGTAGATACAAAGGAGAATATCATAACACTGGCTAGTGATGATATTTTTAAATCGCCCTTTTGCTACATATCTGGGCATAAACTGGTGCAGTTTTCTAAGAAGGAAAAAGAAAATTTTAAACGTTATGTGGAGAATGGAGGCTTTGTCTTTGCAGATGATTGTAACCACGATATAGACGGTCTATTTGCAAAGTCTTTTGAGCGACAGATGGAAGAAATTTTTGGTCAAGATAGCCTCAAAAAAATTCCTAATGATCACGAGATTTATAATGTCTTTTTTGAATTTGAAGACGGTCCACCCACCACCTCACAAGAGCTTAACGGCTGGGGAGATGACCTCGTGCATAATTACCTTAAGGCCATAGAGATAAATGGGAGAATAGGCGTGCTGTATAGCAATAAAGATTACGGCTGTGAGTGGGATTATGATTTTAGAAACAAGCGCTGGTATAAAATAGACAATACCCGTTTTGGGGTAAATATTGTGATGTATGCCCTTACCTCATAATATCTTTTTAATGATGCAATCTTGGGAGCCAAGAAATAACCAATTTTAAATTGAAAATTGAATGAAACAAGAGTTAGTCACACTACAGCAGGAGGTAAATAGTCTTACTTCAAAACTAGGTGATCTTAAAAAAGAAATAGCAAAGGTTATCATAGGTCAAGAAAATACAGTAGAGCAGTTACTTATCACATTTCTAGCTGGTGGTCACGCTTTACTAGAAGGAGTCCCAGGGCTGGCAAAAACGCTTATGATAAGGACCTTGTCACAGGCTATAGATCTCGACTTTAAGCGCATACAATTTACACCAGACTTAATGCCGTCAGATATTGTAGGTACAGAGATTCTAGAAGAAGATCATAGCACCGGTAAAAAATCTTTTGAGTTTAAGAAAGGACCCATATTTGCAAATATTATACTGGCAGATGAGATTAACAGAACTCCGCCAAAAACACAGGCAGCGCTGCTAGAGGCTATGCAAGAGTTTGAGGTTACCTATTCTGGTAAAACCTATGAGCTAGAGCGTCCGTTTTTTATACTTGCAACGCAAAACCCTATAGAGCAATCTGGAACGTTTCCTTTACCAGAGGCACAACAGGATCGTTTCTTATTTTATATAAAAATAGGGTATCCCACAGCAAGCGAAGAAAAGCATATTTTAAAAAGTACAACAGGCGGAGTAGAGCAAAAGGTACAACCCGTACTAAGTGGTGCCGAAATTTTGAGATTACAAGAGCTTGTAAGGCAAGTGCCTATAAGTGATAATCTTATTGATTTTGTAAGCACCATTGTACGTGCAACACGACCAGAGACTACCACAAATGATTTTGTAAAGCAATGGGTAGGCTGGGGAGCAGGCCCCAGAGCCGGGCAAGCTATGATACTCACAGCAAAAGCAAGAGCACTATCACAAGGTCGTATAGCAGTGACCCTAGATGATATTAAAAACGTGGCTCTACCAGTACTTCGTCATAGAGTGATTGTAAACTTTAAAGCAGAGGCAGAGGGTATTACTTCAGATACGGTGACGAGTCAATTATTAGATCATACAGACTTTAGCGCATAATATTTATGGCAAAAGACGATTATAGAGCACTTCTTAAACCAGATGTAATTAATACAGTTTCTGGTTTATCACTCATCTCGCGAGTAATTGTAGATGGGTATCTCTCTGGCTTAAATAGAAGCAGGCAAGTAGGAGCTGGTCTTGAGTTTAGCCAGTATAGAGGGTATGAGCCTGGTGATGACCTGCGTCTTTTAGATTGGAAAATGCTCGCACGTTCTGGACGCTATTATATCAAGCAATCTGAGATTGACACCCATATAACTGTAAAGTTTATTGTAGACACTAGCGCTTCAATGCTTCATAAAGAAGAAGGATTATCTAAAATGGAGTATGCAAACGTACTCATTGCTAGTCTCGCTCATCTAGCCCATTCTCAGGGAGATGCAGTGGGTTTGCTTACCATAAATAACAAGCAGTTAGAAACATTACAGCCAGCTACGGGAAAATCACATTTTAATAGATTTTTATATCAATTACTCAAGCTCAAAAATCAAGGAAGCTGGCCAGAGCGTATAACTAGTGATCAACTTCATAATCGTAGCCATAGAGAGCTTATATTTTTTATTACAGATCTCTATGAGCAAAGCGAAGAAATTACAAATATGATTACTGCCTTGAAGACCTCTCGCAATGAGGTTGCAGTCATTCATCTTTTAGGAAAGCAAGAGCTCGAGTTTAATCATAAAGGGCAAGTAATTTTTGAAGATCTTGAATCTGGAGAAAAAGTAAAAGTAAATGCCAGAGATGCCCGTGCTCAGTACGTACAGGCTATGCAATCATCAATGACAACAATTAAAGAAAAGCTCCTGTCTAGTGGTGTAGGTTATGATCTTTTTACATTAGACAAACATCTAGGAGAGGCATTACAGCTCTTCTTAAAAAAACGTGCAAACTTAATCTAGTATGACGCTCCTACAACCTACATATCTCTGGGGTCTACTAGGATTGTTAATCCCTATAGCCATACACTTGTGGAGTAAACGCAAAGTAAAAACAATACAGGTAGGAAGCACGCAGTTTATAACAGAAACAAAGTCAAAACAGAGTAATAGCATACAGATTAATGAGTGGTGGTTGCTGCTGCTGCGCTGTTTACTTATCACTATACTCACAATCATACTAGCACAGCCTTATACAACACATACACCAGATCCACTAGCGGTAGCTTATATTTTTGAACCATCACTTATAGACACGCAAGAGGAGCAAAGTCGTTTTAAAACACTACCCTTAGAAGATAGGTTTTTATTAAAAGAGGGATTGCCTAAATGGGATCTGGAGACAGAAATACCACCTACTAAAATAATACCTAGTTACTGGCAACTTGCACAAGAGATAGGCTCCCTAAGAGCAGATAGTGTGGTTGTATTTTCGCAAAATCTCGTTCAAGGTATACAAGGTAAGCGCCCTAGCTTTGGTAAACATATAAACTGGGTGTCCATCACATCTCAAGAAGAGAAGGAAGTCCCGTTTTATGCAATACAAGATCAAGATATTATCACTGTACTTTCGGCAGTAGGGAGGAGTGATTATCACGCTTTCGCGAAAGCAAAAAAAGCAGCATCACAATTTGTGGTTAAAGATGGTACTATCTCTATTACCCAAAACGATACAGAGCGACTGATACCCGTTGTAAAACAAGATACTATTGCCGTAGATGTAATATATAACAGCTCTTTTGCTACAGAGGCGATGTATCTAGAATCTGCATTAAGAGCTGTAAAAGGCTATACTAGAAAACCCATTGCTATTAACGTTTATAAAGGTTTAAAAAATGTAGCAGACCCAGCACCAGACTATTTAATATGGTTGTCTAATAAGGAAGCGCCAGAAGTTGATATTCCAGTTTTGAAGTTTGAGGAAGACCTATTTTCAAATAAAATAGTAAAGACTATTTCTGGAACAAACTACACAAATCTAACCCAGAGATTATCACCAGAGGTAGTGATTAATAAGAGGTTAGTAGAAGGTGTGTTGCACTGGCTTTCACTAGATGCAGCTGTGCAAAGAGATTTTGATAGACTTGATAACAGATCGCTTGCAATGAGCCAGTTTAAACCAAATATGGATGAAAGTAGCTCTATACCTAGCAAAGAAGTTAAAGCCTCTCTTGTGGACCCATTATGGTTACTGCTTATAGTTATGATTATAATAGAACGTGTTATTGCAAAACATAGAAAACAATAATGCTAGAGGGAAAAAGACATATAGCAAAGTACACGAGCCGCTGGCAATTATTGCTAGTAGTACAGGGCTTGTTGTATGGTATAGGAGCAGGTGTTTTCTGTTGGTTTTTGAGCAGGCAGTTAGGGATATCTATGTTAGTATTTGCTTTAGTAACTGGTCTAGCGATGTTAGTATTAAAACCGTGGCGCATTACGGCTACCACAGTAAGCGAGTATCTAGATCATCACCTTAGCAGTGTAGAGTATAGTACTAGTCTATTATTTACAGAAACAACAAGTCTATCTGACTTAGCACAATTACAGCAGCATAAGGTAAGTGCTGTTTTACAAGAACAAATTAATACCATACGCCCAAAAACAAGTGTAAAGACAGCGGCTATTGTTGTATTTATGCTCATAGGTGCGGGGTATGTGGGTTCTCAATTTATTACTCCTTTGGTCTTAGATAATGGTGATTCTCAAAAGGAGGTGATACAATTACAGTCTACAGATTCTATCACGCCCTTGCACGCGCCGCCGGTGTTAAAACAACAACAACTTACTATAAAGTATCCATCATATACTAAACTAGCAAGTCGTACCACCAGTAGTATGAATGTAAAGGCTGTAGCCGGTTCTAAACTTTTTTGGAGTCTAGATTTTGAGAGTTTTGTAAAAGAGGTCACACTAGAAGGTCTGGGGACGGGCAAAAAGTTTAATTTAAAAACAACTAGCGAGAACTCACTCAGAGCTTCTAGTAGTTTAATTCCTACTACATCTGGTTATTACAATTTTAATTTTATTGATAGTCTAGATGGTGCATATACATCAGATATTTATGCGATAGAAGTGGTGAAAGATCAACCTCCTGCCATTACCATAAAAGATATCGCTCAGTTTACAACTTTTGAGCATACAGACCGTAAAGTGATAAATTTTAGTGCCTTGATTACAGATGATTTTGGTATAGAGAGCACTCAAATTATAGCAACTGTAAGTAAAGGAGAAGGGGAGTCTGTAAAGTTTAGAGAAGAAAAAATAGCTTTTGATGCACCCATAACTAAAGGTGTAAAAACTATAACTACAACAAAAAGTATTAGTCTAGATGCCTTAAAAATGGAACTTGGTGATGAGTTATATTTTTATGTAGAGACCAGAGATCAAAAGACACCAAAGCCAAATATCACGCGCAGCGAGACCTACTTTGCAGTGATTAAGGATACGGTGAGTGATGGTTTTGGGGTAGAAGGCACGATGGGAGCAGACCTAATGCCAGATTATTTTAGAAGTCAGCGGCAACTTATAATTGATACAGAAAAACTTATAAAAGATAGAAACACACTTACAAAGCAAGAGTTTACAAATAGGAGCAATGAGCTAGGATTTGACCAGAAAGCCTTACGTCTTAAGTATGGTAAATTTATGGGTGATGAGGATGACTCAGGTATAGGAGTTGCCCAAGATATAGATATGAGCGATTATGATGAAGATGATCCTACGGCTGGTTTTCGTCACGATCACGATACAGAAAATGAACACAACCTTGTAGAAGAAGACCACGACCACGAGCACGAAGAAGAACTTGGGGAAGAAGAAGAAAAAGAAACCTCCCTTTTTGAAGATTACCTGCATAATCACGACGACCCAGAGGAGTCAACACTTTTTACAGAATCGCTGCGTGGCAAGTTAAAAAATGCAATGGCACAAATGTGGGATGCAGAGTTACATCTCAGGCTAGCAGATCCAGATACATCTTTGCCTTACCAGTATAAAGCTTTAAAACTCATACAAGAGATAAAAAACAGTGCACGTATTTATGTGCACCGCATAGGTTTTGACCCTCCACCTATAAAAGAAGATAAGAGACTCTCTGGAGAGATTAAAGAGATAACAAACGTCTTTAAAAAAGAAGATTTTGATAATAAAGATCCTTATGTGTCTATGAGAGAAAGCATAGAGATATTAGAAAAAAGATTACAAAATGAGCGAGAACTTACGGAGGAGGATAAGACCGCTTTCGCGAAAGCGGGAGAAGAACTTGCACAACTAGCCATCTTAGAGCCCTCTAAGCATCTACTTACTTTACAAAAACTCAAATGGCTCACAGAAGATAAGAAACAACCTAAAACCGTGATGCAATCTGTACAAAAAGGACTTCTTGAGGCACTGCCTAGAGTTTCAGAAACTCCTAAAAACCCAGAGGGGTTCACCAGTAAGCTAGAATCATTATTTACAAAAGAGTTACAAAAACGTGATTGATACAATACATTTTTTACGTGAGGATCTTATTTGGCCTACAGTGATAGGCCTTGTGTTGCTCTGGGTCTTATTTCTCTGGAAAGAATACAAGGCGGTTACAACCACGAGGTTTATCATACGTGGTATTGTTGCTCTACTAGCACTGAGTGCGGTGGCTTCCTTATTTTTAGAACCTGTAACTTTTCAAAAACAGGTAAAGGGAGTAGCCGTTTTAAAGACAGCAAATTTTGATTCAAATCTAATAGATAGCCTTAAGAGTACAACTCCAGCGCTAAAAACAATTACCTATAAAGAAAATCAAAATCTACAGCCACAATTAGACTCCATAAGTGAGCTCCATATCTCAGGTGACGGGGTTGCTATTTATGATTTGTGGCAGTTTAAAAATAAGAAAGTCTATTACCATCCTCACAAACCCACCCCTGGGATTATAAAACTCGCTTATGATACAGAAGTATTGCTTGGAGATTCACTTACTGTAACTGGTCTATATAAAAACTCTTTTTCTAGTAATACCGTATTGTTACAAGAGTCTGGAGCACGCGCTATAGACTCTGTAAAAATCTTAAATCAAGATGAGACTGTTTTTAAATTACACACACTACCCAAAGCAAAAGGAAATTACCTCTACCATATCATAGTTAAAGACAGTCTGGGTAAGATTATAAGTTCAGACCCGCTTCCATTAACAATAAAAGATCGTGGTCGCTTGCGTGTTTTAATGGTGAATACATTTCCTACGTTTGAGACTAAATATCTCAAAAATTACCTAGCAGAGAGTGGTCACGAGGTACTTGTGCGTAGTCAAATTACAAAAGATCGTTATAAGTTTGAAAATTATAACCGTAGCCAGAAAAGCATTTACAATTTTACACATCAAAACCTTTCTGAATTTGATGTTATAATTACAGATGTGAGCACGTATAATGGACTGAGCCAGCGTTCAAAAAATGCCATTAATTACCGAGTAGAAGAGCAGGGTATGGGACTACTTCTTCAAGCAGATGCCCGACTTATAGAGCAGGGATCAAAATTTGGTTTTCGCTTTAAGCGAAAAAATATAAAAGCGTTACAGCTTCCTTCTTGGCCTAGAGTAAAAATACCAGTATACCCTGCCACACTTACAAAAGATGCTCTTGTTGAACCTATACTAGTAACAAAAAATAACACCCTAAGTGCCTATGCACAAAAGGGAACAGGACGTATAGGTACTCTACTGGTTGAAGATTCTTTTCAATTATTACTAAGTGGTAATGAGGATGTATATCACTATTTATGGAGTACGGCGCTAGGTAAAATAAGCCAGCAACAGCAGTCGCTTGTACAGTGGTCACTCAGTGATTATATGGCATATAGTGATGAGCCGTTTCAATTTAATTTGCGCACAAGTATACCATTACCAAAGGTTGTAATGAATAATGATGTAGTAGTACCCCTTGTACAAAATGTGACGCTGCAAGATCAATGGTCTGGTACAATTTACCCTAATGGTTATGGATGGGTAAACCTCAAGGTGACGCAAGCTCCCGCTTCTCTAAAGGCTATGTATGTTATAAATGATACCGCGTGGAAGGCAAAAAAGGTGTACAAGCAAATAACAGAAAATGCTTCCTTTTATAAGAATGAGAGCAGTCTTTCTTCAGAAAGTTCTATACCTGTTCCGTTTACAAAATGGTGGGCATTTACAGTTTTTATTCTAGCAATGGGTTATCTATGGCTAGCACCTAGAATTTATAAGAATTAGATGCCTAAGATTTTTTTATCTTTTGCTCATCTGTCGCAAGTCTTTTTTCTTCTTTTTCTACAAATTTTTGATGTTCAGACTGTGCGTAGTGATCTTTTTTTCGGCTATAGATGCTTTTGATACCTTCTGCTTTTCCGTAAATAGTGACCTTATCGTGAGGTAACATTTTAAAGTTACCAGACGGTGATCCAAAATAGCCTACGCCCTCACACTCTACACCTAGAATAGTGATTCCTTCCTCACGTAAGTCTAACTCTTGTAATGTGCGATGACACATCCAGCCATCATCATCTACCTGGGCTTCTATAATTTTATAGTTGTCTTTGAGGTGTAATACAGCAGCATA harbors:
- a CDS encoding TldD/PmbA family protein; protein product: MAIFSKEEARKILEKALSFSTADACVVNLGGSQGGNIRYARNSVSTAGYQSNQSLAVTASFGKRSGTATIDELDDASLKKVVQRAEELAKLSPENPEYMEPLGPQQYDESKTFVEATANITPEYRAEVANSSITPAKTKDVTAAGFLDDGQGFSAMMNSNGLFAYNKSTDVSFTVTMRTNDGTGSGWVTRDYNDINKFDSSEASQVAIDKAVMSRQAKAIEPGKYTVILEPSAGLGLLQGLGRSLNARSADEGRSFMSKEGGGTKLGEKIVDERVNLWSDPLNDEVPAATWNGEGQPLKKTTWIENGTVKNLAYGRYWAKEKGVEPVPFPSNFIMGGGDASLDDLIKSTRKGILVTRLWYIRSVDPQTLLYTGLTRDGTFYIENGKIKYPVKNFRFNESPIIMLNNLETLGKQVRVDGSLIPYMKVRDFTFTSLSDAV
- a CDS encoding alpha/beta hydrolase-fold protein, with product MKVVKLICLVGFVSLSMMACKSKIEPNNLESRSFTDSIYSNSLSEYRKHRIYLPPKFNKDLNYPIIYATDGNSPITDKKEILDSLINGELIKPLIFVASFQNSKIADSTSTITGDGKKVYLSYRNFEYVDRKPERVEDSLLVDRFENHKSYFVDELITSIEKQYTQNLNKNDRYFYGVSNGSGFGVSLLNSNPSLIGTYICFSTFGGDIQSNFWHSDTKYPNLYLRYGSEEPFFLKDDAQYIQEKYAEFQAFIEIKTFEGGHHNKFWEIEFTNVISDIFKREK
- a CDS encoding DUF4159 domain-containing protein, encoding MNNKFFFTRLQYESGDWDVDQRMPSNLLNSLVEYTTLDVDTKENIITLASDDIFKSPFCYISGHKLVQFSKKEKENFKRYVENGGFVFADDCNHDIDGLFAKSFERQMEEIFGQDSLKKIPNDHEIYNVFFEFEDGPPTTSQELNGWGDDLVHNYLKAIEINGRIGVLYSNKDYGCEWDYDFRNKRWYKIDNTRFGVNIVMYALTS
- a CDS encoding AAA family ATPase; protein product: MKQELVTLQQEVNSLTSKLGDLKKEIAKVIIGQENTVEQLLITFLAGGHALLEGVPGLAKTLMIRTLSQAIDLDFKRIQFTPDLMPSDIVGTEILEEDHSTGKKSFEFKKGPIFANIILADEINRTPPKTQAALLEAMQEFEVTYSGKTYELERPFFILATQNPIEQSGTFPLPEAQQDRFLFYIKIGYPTASEEKHILKSTTGGVEQKVQPVLSGAEILRLQELVRQVPISDNLIDFVSTIVRATRPETTTNDFVKQWVGWGAGPRAGQAMILTAKARALSQGRIAVTLDDIKNVALPVLRHRVIVNFKAEAEGITSDTVTSQLLDHTDFSA
- a CDS encoding DUF58 domain-containing protein, producing the protein MAKDDYRALLKPDVINTVSGLSLISRVIVDGYLSGLNRSRQVGAGLEFSQYRGYEPGDDLRLLDWKMLARSGRYYIKQSEIDTHITVKFIVDTSASMLHKEEGLSKMEYANVLIASLAHLAHSQGDAVGLLTINNKQLETLQPATGKSHFNRFLYQLLKLKNQGSWPERITSDQLHNRSHRELIFFITDLYEQSEEITNMITALKTSRNEVAVIHLLGKQELEFNHKGQVIFEDLESGEKVKVNARDARAQYVQAMQSSMTTIKEKLLSSGVGYDLFTLDKHLGEALQLFLKKRANLI
- a CDS encoding BatA domain-containing protein, whose amino-acid sequence is MTLLQPTYLWGLLGLLIPIAIHLWSKRKVKTIQVGSTQFITETKSKQSNSIQINEWWLLLLRCLLITILTIILAQPYTTHTPDPLAVAYIFEPSLIDTQEEQSRFKTLPLEDRFLLKEGLPKWDLETEIPPTKIIPSYWQLAQEIGSLRADSVVVFSQNLVQGIQGKRPSFGKHINWVSITSQEEKEVPFYAIQDQDIITVLSAVGRSDYHAFAKAKKAASQFVVKDGTISITQNDTERLIPVVKQDTIAVDVIYNSSFATEAMYLESALRAVKGYTRKPIAINVYKGLKNVADPAPDYLIWLSNKEAPEVDIPVLKFEEDLFSNKIVKTISGTNYTNLTQRLSPEVVINKRLVEGVLHWLSLDAAVQRDFDRLDNRSLAMSQFKPNMDESSSIPSKEVKASLVDPLWLLLIVMIIIERVIAKHRKQ